In Lautropia mirabilis, one DNA window encodes the following:
- a CDS encoding DNA alkylation repair protein: MDAHEILAVLQAAAEPGRAPQMAAYMKHRFAFLGVGTPERRKLCRPFFRAARGQVPDWVFVRECWQSPFREMQYVAVDYLNEVKEQLVPADLDRVEALVVQKSWWDTVDALDKVVGSILLRHPEIRPRIMAWSLHENFWLRRIAIDCQLSLGAQTDRALLAEVIVNNLGQTEFFINKGIGWALRQYARQDPAWVLAFIETHRARMAPLSIREALKHLKG, from the coding sequence ATGGATGCACACGAGATCCTCGCCGTCCTGCAGGCGGCTGCCGAGCCCGGCCGAGCGCCGCAGATGGCGGCCTACATGAAGCATCGCTTCGCATTTCTGGGGGTGGGCACGCCCGAGCGGCGAAAGCTCTGCCGGCCGTTCTTCCGTGCGGCGCGTGGGCAGGTACCGGACTGGGTCTTCGTGCGGGAATGCTGGCAGAGCCCGTTCCGCGAGATGCAGTACGTGGCTGTGGATTACCTGAACGAGGTGAAGGAACAGCTGGTTCCGGCAGACCTGGACCGCGTGGAGGCGCTGGTGGTGCAGAAGTCGTGGTGGGACACGGTGGATGCGCTGGACAAGGTGGTGGGCTCCATCCTGCTGCGTCATCCGGAGATCCGCCCCCGGATCATGGCCTGGAGTCTGCACGAGAACTTCTGGCTGCGCCGCATCGCCATTGACTGTCAGCTGTCGCTGGGGGCGCAGACCGATCGTGCGTTGCTGGCCGAGGTCATCGTCAACAACCTGGGGCAGACCGAGTTCTTCATCAACAAGGGCATTGGCTGGGCCTTGCGCCAGTACGCCCGCCAGGATCCGGCGTGGGTGCTGGCTTTCATCGAGACCCATCGTGCCCGGATGGCACCACTCAGCATCCGTGAGGCGCTCAAGCACCTGAAGGGCTGA
- a CDS encoding type IV toxin-antitoxin system AbiEi family antitoxin domain-containing protein yields the protein MDTPLPFNLLKSIQERLSGWNRPVITDYELAVLITRLTDTSGQPPDIRSHQQAVDNLLSTGLLLPDKDFRKGTVYRLFGKNKPAATEVACAVDPFAYVSHLSAMEYHGLTDRFPKVLYLTTPDDKAWRTQADARMAADLGERLSAYRQTGLPVLRRQPSQSIEGQHVELMRRSHLGAFKVVRSTGVRVATIGRTFLDMVREPELCGGILHVIDVYRSRAAQYLSLIIDDAERHGTAIDKVRLGFLLTEVCHLSDPRIEGWTRHAQRGGSRKLDPQAEYDPRYSDKWMLSINVPTLHTNNMDDAHE from the coding sequence ATGGACACCCCGTTGCCCTTCAACCTGCTGAAATCCATTCAGGAACGCCTGTCCGGCTGGAACAGGCCTGTCATCACCGACTATGAGCTGGCCGTGCTCATCACCCGGTTGACCGACACGTCCGGACAACCACCAGACATCCGTTCCCACCAACAGGCGGTAGACAACCTGCTTTCGACGGGCCTGCTCCTGCCTGACAAGGATTTCCGGAAAGGAACCGTGTATCGGCTCTTCGGCAAGAACAAACCCGCAGCCACGGAGGTTGCCTGTGCCGTGGATCCATTTGCCTATGTCTCGCACCTCAGTGCCATGGAATACCACGGTCTGACGGACCGCTTTCCGAAAGTCCTCTACCTCACCACCCCCGACGACAAGGCATGGCGCACCCAGGCCGATGCCCGCATGGCAGCCGACTTGGGTGAACGGCTTTCGGCCTACCGTCAGACAGGTCTTCCTGTCCTGCGTCGTCAGCCCAGCCAGAGCATTGAAGGCCAGCACGTGGAACTCATGCGTCGCAGCCACCTGGGGGCATTCAAGGTCGTGCGAAGCACCGGCGTGCGCGTCGCCACCATCGGCCGGACCTTTCTGGACATGGTCCGTGAGCCCGAGCTCTGTGGCGGCATCCTGCACGTCATCGATGTCTACCGAAGCCGGGCGGCACAGTACCTGTCATTGATCATCGATGATGCGGAACGCCACGGCACGGCCATCGACAAGGTCAGGCTAGGCTTTCTGCTGACCGAAGTGTGCCACCTCTCCGATCCTCGCATCGAAGGCTGGACCCGACATGCCCAGCGGGGCGGATCCCGCAAACTGGACCCACAGGCGGAATACGATCCCCGATATTCCGATAAGTGGATGCTCTCCATCAACGTACCCACCTTGCACACCAACAACATGGATGATGCCCATGAATGA
- the ahpC gene encoding alkyl hydroperoxide reductase subunit C gives MSLINTQIKPFKVQAFQNGKFFEVTDETLKGKWNVICFYPADFTFVCPTELEDLAEHYDEFKKLGVEVYSASTDTHFAHKAWHDTSDAIKKVKYPMLGDPTTQLARNFDVLIEEEGLALRGTFLIDPEGLIKVCEIHDNGIGRDASELLRKVKAALYVASHPGEVCPAKWKEGAETLKPSLDLVGKI, from the coding sequence ATGTCTCTGATCAACACCCAGATCAAACCCTTCAAGGTCCAGGCCTTCCAGAACGGCAAGTTCTTCGAAGTCACCGACGAGACCCTGAAAGGCAAGTGGAACGTCATCTGCTTCTACCCCGCCGACTTCACCTTCGTCTGCCCGACCGAGCTGGAAGACCTGGCCGAGCACTATGACGAGTTCAAGAAACTGGGCGTGGAAGTCTACTCGGCCTCTACCGACACGCACTTCGCCCACAAGGCCTGGCACGACACCTCGGACGCCATCAAGAAGGTCAAGTACCCCATGCTGGGCGACCCGACCACGCAGCTGGCCCGCAACTTCGACGTGCTGATCGAAGAAGAAGGCCTGGCCCTGCGCGGCACCTTCCTGATCGACCCCGAAGGCCTGATCAAGGTCTGCGAAATCCACGACAACGGCATCGGCCGTGACGCCAGCGAACTGCTGCGCAAGGTCAAGGCTGCCCTGTACGTGGCCTCGCACCCGGGCGAAGTCTGCCCCGCCAAGTGGAAAGAAGGCGCCGAGACCCTGAAGCCCTCGCTGGACCTGGTCGGCAAGATCTGA
- a CDS encoding DUF4879 domain-containing protein yields the protein MADHQQTAFHGPTGQSVVGYRRYWKLGGNQRGAFSYQNTSMNSPWNTMSDSIYIQ from the coding sequence ATGGCGGATCACCAGCAGACCGCCTTTCATGGTCCAACGGGCCAATCCGTGGTTGGATATCGCCGCTATTGGAAGCTTGGCGGAAATCAGCGGGGGGCGTTCTCCTATCAGAACACGTCCATGAATTCGCCATGGAACACTATGAGCGATTCGATTTACATCCAGTGA
- a CDS encoding nucleotidyl transferase AbiEii/AbiGii toxin family protein: MNEVDIERWVDDAPTHQRGFREAVHIILDSIGHSRNLQARMVMKGGLLLAIRYDSSRFTRDLDFSTTEQYQADTADQLLDEFEKGLIDAENRLFYETTCRLQSRRVEPKGENRTHHNLTLTIGFADKSDRSAMARLQAKQSPRVVQIDYSFNESVFDVELLELEGGATIHSYSLHNVLAEKMRSLLQQPIRRRNRRQDVYDIWLLLESAPPLTANDLKRIHQILVKSCQSKGLTPTARSMEDEAVQQLAREGYADIRSDVDGELPAFEDAFGAVSSLYGRLPW, encoded by the coding sequence ATGAATGAAGTGGACATCGAACGTTGGGTCGATGATGCACCCACCCATCAAAGGGGCTTTCGGGAAGCCGTCCACATCATCCTGGACAGCATCGGCCATTCACGTAACCTGCAGGCCCGCATGGTCATGAAAGGCGGTCTGCTGCTGGCCATTCGCTACGACAGCAGCCGTTTCACCCGTGATCTTGACTTCTCCACCACGGAGCAATATCAGGCAGACACGGCCGACCAGCTTCTCGACGAGTTCGAGAAAGGACTGATCGACGCCGAGAACCGCCTTTTCTATGAGACGACCTGTCGCCTGCAATCCCGTCGGGTGGAGCCCAAGGGAGAAAACCGCACTCACCACAACCTGACGCTGACCATCGGCTTTGCCGACAAGTCGGATCGCAGCGCCATGGCACGGCTTCAGGCAAAGCAGTCCCCACGAGTCGTTCAGATCGACTACAGCTTCAACGAATCCGTCTTCGACGTGGAGCTTCTGGAACTGGAAGGCGGCGCCACCATTCACTCCTATTCCCTGCACAACGTGCTGGCCGAAAAGATGCGCTCACTCTTGCAACAGCCCATCCGCCGGCGAAACCGCCGACAGGATGTCTACGACATCTGGCTGTTGCTGGAATCGGCACCACCCCTGACGGCAAATGACCTGAAACGCATCCATCAGATACTGGTCAAGTCTTGCCAGAGCAAGGGGCTGACCCCAACCGCCCGATCCATGGAAGATGAGGCCGTGCAACAACTTGCACGTGAGGGCTACGCAGACATCCGGTCCGACGTGGATGGCGAGCTCCCGGCCTTCGAGGATGCCTTTGGCGCCGTATCCAGCCTCTATGGAAGGCTTCCCTGGTAA
- a CDS encoding mechanosensitive ion channel family protein, with the protein MKTDALISLCGRLLLALMLAAPAGVALSPSPAMAQAAPAAASDKDKAAQGGNANAAAANPAPAPASPIPPANVVSRAESEENALNIIRNRLQASPQRDGIKQRLARLARDTAEARTLSHLAMDSDSQRRMRDIEPTWAQLQAEVTAVDKQLTQVAEALQEDFNRLNTMQKAWEGAQAAEEIKASPQVIRTRVQEVLNQIQDTRKAASKIRSGIFDLQAQSSKLQATISSEQALLKNTLTASIDSLFKTDSPALFGASNAESTDGSTLTGLARLRSDGHAIVEYLRIHPVRSIALLAWLVLVFATLHLLRPRVEAKISEQPVLRSVRWLLQDPLSVAVLTTVTMAAVVLPYPPASLNLLLGLVALAPTVQLLRQVVERSLATYLYWLLAMFAFNQVPEILKFDPTWERLFFQSQLLLTILVLMHLTRDRRRAFVQARAEAEAENETVSSEALPPDSSTKHVDQNARSLRLTGYAINTVLAGCSAALVTDLLGFTRLARFISASTLNSLFAGVILLAGSLVLLSLLRLAGNLRPLNRLKMLDEDGALIEARLRRVVYWVAVLLWTGYTLNQVMLLSPLTDALGNFLSTPLKIGQISVSLADLLRFFVLVWLTLQVSRLLRYVLDREVYTRVSLAPGIPYALNSILNYVVLIGGLLMAIASTGVSLDRFTIFASALGVGVGFGLQSIVNNFVSGLIVLFERPIKVGDSVDMAGQSGKVKRIGIRASVLRTGAGADVIVPNSQLIANQVVNWTLSDHLRRIEIGLGVAYDSDPKQVIKLLTEVAREHADLLATPAPTAQFTDFGASALQFKLYAWTARSERMGGIRSELCIAIHERLQAEGIVLATS; encoded by the coding sequence ATGAAGACCGATGCCCTCATTTCCCTTTGTGGCCGGCTGCTGCTGGCCCTGATGCTGGCCGCGCCGGCCGGCGTGGCCTTGTCTCCGAGCCCTGCGATGGCACAGGCGGCGCCAGCTGCTGCCAGTGACAAGGACAAGGCGGCCCAGGGTGGCAATGCCAATGCCGCCGCGGCCAATCCGGCGCCTGCCCCGGCCTCGCCCATTCCGCCGGCCAACGTGGTTTCCCGCGCCGAGAGCGAGGAGAACGCGCTCAACATCATTCGCAACCGCCTTCAGGCCTCGCCGCAGCGCGATGGCATCAAGCAGCGGTTGGCTCGCCTGGCCCGGGACACGGCCGAGGCACGAACGCTGAGCCATCTGGCGATGGACTCCGACAGCCAGCGGCGCATGCGTGACATCGAGCCCACCTGGGCGCAGCTGCAGGCCGAGGTGACGGCGGTGGACAAGCAGCTCACGCAGGTGGCCGAGGCGCTGCAGGAGGACTTCAACCGCCTGAACACCATGCAGAAGGCCTGGGAAGGGGCGCAGGCGGCTGAAGAGATCAAGGCGTCACCGCAGGTCATCCGCACGCGCGTGCAGGAGGTGCTGAACCAGATCCAGGACACGCGCAAGGCGGCGTCCAAGATCCGCAGCGGCATCTTCGACCTGCAGGCGCAGAGCAGCAAGCTGCAGGCCACCATCTCGTCCGAGCAGGCGTTGCTGAAGAACACGCTGACGGCGTCCATCGATTCGCTGTTCAAGACTGATAGCCCGGCGCTGTTCGGTGCGTCCAATGCGGAAAGCACTGACGGCAGCACGCTGACGGGCCTGGCGCGCCTGCGCTCGGATGGCCATGCCATCGTCGAGTACCTGCGCATCCATCCGGTCCGCTCCATTGCGCTGCTGGCGTGGCTGGTGCTGGTGTTTGCCACGCTGCACCTCCTGCGTCCGCGGGTGGAGGCAAAGATCAGCGAACAGCCGGTGCTGCGTTCGGTGCGCTGGCTGCTGCAGGATCCGCTGTCGGTGGCGGTGCTGACGACGGTGACGATGGCGGCAGTTGTTCTGCCCTATCCGCCGGCCAGCCTGAACCTGCTGCTGGGGCTGGTGGCGCTGGCGCCCACCGTGCAGCTGCTGCGTCAGGTGGTGGAGCGTTCGCTGGCCACTTACTTGTACTGGCTGCTGGCCATGTTCGCCTTCAACCAGGTGCCGGAGATCCTGAAGTTCGACCCGACCTGGGAGCGGCTGTTCTTCCAGTCGCAGCTGCTGCTGACGATCCTGGTGCTCATGCACCTGACGCGTGACCGGCGCCGCGCCTTCGTGCAGGCGCGTGCCGAGGCCGAGGCCGAAAACGAGACGGTCTCCAGCGAAGCGCTGCCGCCCGACAGCAGCACGAAGCATGTGGACCAGAATGCCCGCTCGCTGCGGCTGACGGGCTACGCCATCAACACGGTGCTGGCCGGTTGCAGTGCGGCCCTGGTCACCGACCTGCTGGGCTTCACCCGGCTGGCGCGCTTCATCAGTGCCTCCACGCTCAATTCGCTGTTTGCGGGGGTCATCCTGCTGGCGGGGTCGCTGGTGCTGCTGTCGCTGCTGCGCCTGGCCGGCAACCTGCGCCCGCTTAACCGGCTGAAGATGCTGGACGAGGACGGGGCGCTGATCGAGGCACGACTGCGTCGCGTGGTCTACTGGGTGGCGGTGCTGCTGTGGACGGGCTACACCCTGAACCAGGTGATGCTGCTGTCGCCGCTCACCGATGCGTTGGGGAACTTCCTGTCCACGCCGCTGAAGATCGGGCAGATCTCGGTGTCGCTGGCCGACCTGCTGCGCTTCTTCGTGCTGGTCTGGCTGACGCTGCAGGTCTCGCGCCTGTTGCGCTACGTGCTGGACCGCGAGGTCTACACGCGGGTGTCGCTGGCGCCGGGCATTCCGTATGCGCTCAACAGCATCCTCAACTATGTGGTGCTGATCGGCGGTCTGCTGATGGCCATTGCCTCCACCGGTGTGAGCCTCGATCGATTCACCATCTTCGCCAGCGCACTCGGTGTCGGGGTCGGTTTCGGCTTGCAGAGCATCGTCAACAACTTCGTCTCGGGCCTCATCGTGCTGTTCGAGCGTCCCATCAAGGTGGGCGATTCGGTGGACATGGCGGGGCAGAGCGGCAAGGTCAAGCGCATCGGCATCCGTGCCAGCGTGCTGCGCACCGGAGCGGGGGCGGACGTGATCGTGCCCAACTCGCAGCTCATCGCCAACCAGGTGGTGAACTGGACGCTGTCCGATCACCTGCGCCGCATCGAGATCGGCCTGGGGGTGGCCTACGACAGCGATCCCAAGCAGGTCATCAAGCTGCTGACCGAGGTGGCACGCGAACACGCTGATCTGCTGGCCACGCCGGCGCCCACGGCGCAGTTCACCGACTTCGGTGCGTCGGCCCTGCAGTTCAAGCTCTATGCCTGGACGGCACGTAGCGAGCGCATGGGGGGCATCCGCAGCGAGCTGTGCATTGCCATCCACGAGCGCCTGCAGGCGGAGGGCATCGTGCTGGCAACGTCCTGA
- the leuA gene encoding 2-isopropylmalate synthase, which translates to MLQQPASKYRPFAPVGLKDRTWPDAVLTKAPIWLSTDLRDGNQALIEPMSVERKLEMFQLLVNIGFKEIEVGFPSASQTEFNFVRRLIEENLIPDDVSIQVLTQARESLIRRTIESLQGVKKAIIHVYNACAPVMRKVVLGLDEDGIVEMAVSQTKLVKQLVAEHPETEWGFEYSPEMFSDTELDFSKRVVDAVVEAWGATPQNKCIINLPSTVEHCTPNVFADMIEWMHRNLAKRDSIIMSVHPHNDRGTGIAAAELALMAGADRLEGCLFGNGERTGNCDLANIALNLYTQGVSPGLDFSDIDEIRRVVEHCNQIAVHPRHPYVGDLVYTSFSGSHQDAIKKAFAARKEGDIWEMPYLPIDPKDLGRSYEAVIRVNSQSGKGGVSYLLENEYGLELPRRLQIEFSRVVQQEMDASGKELQAKDLWTLFRKEYRLDEIAAPKQRAMSETDEAGNTRVSLKADVQLGGRTVSLQGEGTGPVDAFVAGLNATGLAQVRVMDYREHAIGSGANAQAVAYLELRVGDHTLFGVGMDADILTASLKGILSGLARAGV; encoded by the coding sequence ATGTTGCAACAGCCCGCTTCCAAATACCGCCCGTTCGCGCCCGTCGGCCTGAAGGATCGCACCTGGCCGGATGCCGTGCTGACCAAGGCGCCGATCTGGCTGAGTACCGATCTGCGCGACGGTAACCAGGCGCTGATCGAGCCCATGAGCGTCGAGCGCAAGCTGGAGATGTTCCAGCTGCTGGTGAACATCGGTTTCAAGGAGATCGAGGTGGGCTTTCCGTCGGCCTCGCAGACCGAGTTCAACTTCGTGCGCCGGCTGATCGAGGAGAACCTGATCCCGGACGATGTGAGCATCCAGGTGCTGACGCAGGCGCGCGAGTCGCTGATCCGCCGCACGATCGAGTCCCTGCAGGGGGTGAAGAAGGCCATCATCCACGTCTACAACGCCTGTGCGCCCGTCATGCGCAAGGTGGTGCTGGGGCTGGACGAGGACGGCATCGTCGAGATGGCGGTGAGTCAGACGAAGCTGGTCAAGCAGCTGGTGGCCGAGCATCCCGAGACCGAGTGGGGCTTCGAGTATTCGCCCGAGATGTTCTCGGACACCGAGCTGGACTTCTCCAAGCGGGTGGTAGACGCTGTGGTGGAGGCCTGGGGCGCCACGCCGCAGAACAAGTGCATCATCAACCTGCCCTCGACGGTGGAGCACTGCACGCCGAACGTCTTTGCCGACATGATCGAGTGGATGCATCGCAATCTGGCCAAGCGGGATTCGATCATCATGTCGGTGCATCCGCACAACGATCGGGGCACGGGCATTGCCGCGGCCGAACTGGCGCTGATGGCCGGGGCCGACCGGCTGGAAGGCTGCCTCTTCGGCAACGGCGAGCGCACGGGCAACTGCGACCTGGCCAACATCGCGCTGAACCTGTACACGCAGGGGGTCTCGCCGGGGCTGGACTTCTCCGACATCGACGAGATCCGCCGGGTGGTGGAGCACTGCAACCAGATCGCGGTGCACCCGCGCCACCCGTATGTGGGCGACCTGGTCTACACGTCCTTCTCGGGTTCGCACCAGGACGCCATCAAGAAGGCGTTTGCTGCCCGCAAGGAGGGCGACATCTGGGAGATGCCCTATCTGCCCATCGATCCGAAGGACCTGGGCCGCTCGTATGAGGCGGTGATCCGCGTCAACAGCCAGTCGGGCAAGGGTGGGGTGTCGTACCTGCTGGAGAACGAGTACGGGCTGGAGCTTCCGCGCCGGCTGCAGATCGAGTTCAGTCGGGTGGTGCAGCAAGAGATGGACGCCTCGGGCAAAGAGCTTCAGGCCAAGGACCTGTGGACGCTGTTCCGCAAGGAATACCGGCTGGACGAGATCGCTGCACCGAAGCAGCGGGCCATGTCCGAGACCGACGAGGCGGGCAACACCCGGGTGTCGCTGAAGGCCGACGTGCAGCTGGGCGGCCGGACGGTGAGCCTCCAGGGCGAGGGTACCGGTCCGGTGGATGCCTTCGTGGCCGGTCTCAACGCCACGGGCCTGGCCCAGGTGCGGGTGATGGACTACCGCGAGCACGCCATCGGTTCGGGCGCCAATGCTCAGGCGGTGGCCTACCTTGAGCTGAGAGTGGGCGATCACACCCTGTTCGGGGTGGGCATGGATGCCGACATCCTGACCGCGTCGCTGAAGGGGATTCTCTCCGGGCTGGCCCGAGCGGGGGTGTGA
- a CDS encoding GNAT family N-acetyltransferase, protein MRHNEFGQPIGNAVPGFTPGERPGRPVLQGRFCRLERLSAARHGEDLYAFHGPGANLADWTYLPRDPVPDRQTLQAQLERLEASEDPCTFVIIEEGSNQVVGSFALMRIDPANRVIEVGSVTYSDRLKRTRMATEAQLLLAQYVFETLKYRRYEWKCDSLNQPSRNAALRLGFTYEGMFRQAIVYKGRNRDTCWYSMLDSEWPRVKRRLERWLSDDNFDAEGRQRVALGDIEG, encoded by the coding sequence ATGCGTCACAACGAATTCGGCCAGCCCATCGGCAATGCGGTGCCTGGCTTCACGCCCGGTGAACGGCCAGGCCGCCCTGTCCTGCAGGGGCGTTTCTGCCGGCTGGAGCGGCTGTCGGCCGCCCGACATGGCGAAGATCTGTATGCCTTCCATGGCCCGGGAGCCAACCTGGCTGACTGGACCTACCTTCCCCGTGATCCGGTGCCCGACCGACAGACCTTGCAGGCACAGCTGGAGCGGCTGGAGGCGAGCGAGGATCCCTGTACCTTCGTCATCATCGAAGAGGGCAGCAACCAGGTCGTGGGTTCGTTTGCGTTGATGCGGATCGATCCGGCCAACCGCGTGATCGAAGTGGGGTCCGTCACCTATTCCGACCGGCTCAAGCGCACGCGCATGGCCACCGAGGCCCAGCTGCTGCTGGCGCAGTACGTGTTCGAGACGCTGAAGTACCGCCGTTATGAATGGAAGTGCGATTCGCTGAACCAGCCATCGCGCAACGCTGCCCTGCGCCTGGGCTTCACCTACGAGGGCATGTTCCGCCAGGCCATCGTGTACAAGGGGCGTAACCGCGATACCTGCTGGTACTCAATGCTGGATTCCGAATGGCCCCGCGTGAAGCGGCGCCTGGAGAGGTGGCTGTCGGATGACAACTTCGATGCCGAGGGCCGGCAGCGCGTGGCGTTGGGGGACATTGAGGGGTAA
- the ahpF gene encoding alkyl hydroperoxide reductase subunit F, translating into MLDADLKNQLQTYLGHLKQPIELVATLDGSPKAKEMQELLQEIAELSDKITLREDPAADVRKPSFAINRIGTDIGVRFAAIPLGHEFTSLVLALLHVGGHTIKLDADTIEQTKALSGDYDFEIYMSLSCQNCPDVVQALNSMSVINPRIRVQTIDGALFQDEVEKRAIMAVPTVFLNGEVLFQGRSSAEEILARLDSGAHSRAAEKLSEKDPFDVLIVGGGPAGAAAAVYAARKGIRTGVVAERFGGQVLDTMSIENYISVLETDGPKFAAALEAHTRHYGVDIMNLQKVESISRDEAAGMVTVKTASGASLKSKTVILATGARWRSMGVPGEQEYRNRGVTYCPHCDGPLFKGKRVAVIGGGNSGVEAAIDLAGVVDHVTLFEFMPELRADAVLQRKLESLPNVKILKNVQVTEVKASNDKVSAIVYKDRTNDSIHEVALEGVFVQIGLVPNTDFLKDSGITLVRNGEIQVDVRGQTSMEGVFAAGDCTTSPYKQIIIAAGDGAKAALAAFDHLIRTSAPK; encoded by the coding sequence ATGCTTGACGCAGACCTCAAGAACCAGCTGCAAACCTACCTGGGCCACCTGAAACAGCCGATCGAGCTGGTGGCCACCCTGGACGGCAGTCCGAAAGCGAAAGAAATGCAGGAACTCCTGCAGGAAATCGCCGAACTGTCCGACAAGATCACTCTGCGCGAAGACCCGGCCGCGGATGTCCGCAAGCCCTCCTTCGCCATCAACCGCATCGGCACCGACATCGGCGTGCGCTTTGCCGCCATCCCGCTGGGCCACGAGTTCACCTCGCTGGTGCTGGCCCTGCTGCACGTCGGCGGCCACACCATCAAGCTCGACGCCGACACCATCGAGCAGACCAAGGCCCTGTCCGGCGACTACGACTTCGAGATCTACATGTCTCTGTCGTGCCAGAACTGCCCGGACGTGGTGCAGGCGCTCAATTCGATGTCGGTCATCAACCCCCGCATCCGCGTCCAGACCATCGACGGCGCCCTCTTCCAGGACGAAGTGGAAAAACGCGCCATCATGGCCGTGCCCACCGTCTTCCTGAACGGCGAAGTGCTGTTCCAGGGCCGCTCCAGCGCCGAAGAGATCCTGGCGCGCCTGGACAGCGGCGCCCACTCCCGCGCCGCCGAGAAGCTCTCCGAGAAGGATCCCTTCGACGTGCTGATCGTCGGCGGTGGCCCGGCCGGTGCTGCGGCAGCCGTCTACGCCGCCCGCAAGGGCATCCGCACCGGCGTGGTGGCCGAGCGTTTCGGCGGCCAGGTGCTGGACACCATGTCCATCGAGAACTACATCTCGGTGCTGGAAACCGACGGTCCCAAGTTTGCCGCCGCCCTGGAAGCCCACACCCGTCACTACGGCGTCGACATCATGAACCTGCAGAAGGTCGAGTCGATCAGCCGTGACGAGGCTGCCGGCATGGTCACCGTCAAGACCGCCAGCGGCGCCAGCCTCAAGAGCAAGACCGTCATCCTGGCCACCGGTGCCCGGTGGCGCAGCATGGGCGTGCCCGGCGAGCAGGAATACCGCAACCGCGGCGTCACCTACTGCCCGCACTGCGACGGCCCGCTCTTCAAGGGCAAGCGCGTCGCCGTCATCGGCGGTGGCAACTCGGGTGTCGAGGCCGCCATCGACCTGGCTGGCGTGGTGGACCATGTCACGCTCTTCGAGTTCATGCCTGAACTGCGTGCCGACGCCGTGCTGCAGCGCAAGCTGGAAAGCCTGCCCAACGTGAAGATCCTGAAGAACGTTCAGGTCACCGAGGTCAAGGCCAGCAACGACAAGGTCAGCGCCATCGTCTACAAGGACCGCACCAACGACAGCATCCACGAAGTGGCGCTGGAAGGCGTGTTCGTCCAGATCGGCCTGGTGCCCAACACCGACTTCCTGAAGGACAGTGGCATCACGCTGGTCCGCAACGGCGAGATCCAGGTCGACGTTCGTGGCCAGACCTCAATGGAAGGCGTGTTTGCCGCCGGTGACTGCACCACCTCGCCGTACAAGCAGATCATCATCGCTGCCGGCGATGGCGCCAAGGCTGCCCTGGCAGCCTTCGATCACCTGATCCGCACCTCGGCACCCAAGTAA
- a CDS encoding PepSY domain-containing protein, whose product MIRKTSVAAVLIGLAALAAHGSASAESIPQDAINLSNAKLSLPEAVALAEKHHPGSKANQAELKFKKERLYYEVEVVTPRNEVFDVKVDAKDGTVFQSKPDNLD is encoded by the coding sequence ATGATCCGGAAAACGTCTGTTGCCGCCGTCCTGATCGGCCTGGCCGCCCTGGCTGCCCATGGTTCGGCCTCGGCCGAGAGCATTCCCCAGGATGCCATCAACCTGTCCAACGCCAAGCTGTCGCTGCCGGAGGCCGTCGCGCTGGCCGAAAAGCACCATCCAGGCAGCAAGGCCAACCAGGCCGAGCTGAAGTTCAAGAAGGAAAGGCTCTACTACGAAGTGGAGGTGGTCACCCCCAGGAACGAGGTGTTCGACGTGAAGGTGGACGCCAAGGACGGCACGGTCTTCCAGAGCAAGCCCGACAACCTTGATTGA